DNA sequence from the Candidatus Sulfuricurvum sp. RIFRC-1 genome:
TTTTTATGCGTTCATGGCACTTATTGTTACGTTTATCGCAATATGGTATGAGATCGATATAGGTCCTATGCGTCATGCCGCTATTATCCCTCCAGAGATCGAATGCGAGGATGCCAAAGGAGACCTCGGCCTCTTTTTATGGCCGATGGTATGGATGATAGGAGGGGTAATCGTTCTCATGCTCATTACCGGAGGGGGAGATATATTTAAAGGCTCAGGCTCTACCTCTATTTTTTATACCCTGCTCATAACCTTAGCTTTGATGTGGGGGTATTATCGATTTAAAAATGCGCTTACTACCACGGAATTTTTCGCTTCTGCCATGGCTGGAGCACGCACCATGACCCCGATCGCCATGATTCTCCTTTTTGCTTTTGCCATCGGAGGAGTCAGCTCCGATATGGAGGTAGGACAATACCTCGCCTCTTTTATCGGTGATTATCTCCCCTCGGCCTATCTAGCCGGAGCAATATTTGTTTTAGCGGCGATTATTGCGTTTGCGACGGGGACGAGCTGGGGAACCTTTAGTATTATGCTCCCGATCGCGGTTCCCTTGGCAGTTGGACTTGATGCACCGGTTGCCCTTGCTATGGGAGCGGTAATATCGGGAGGGGTATTCGGCGATCACTGCTCTCCTATCTCAGATACGACGATCATCTCGGCGATGGCAAGCGGATGCAGTGTTCAGGAACATACCCGCACCCAACTCCCCTATGCGCTTATTGCTGCCGTATTTTCATTGATCTTATTTATCGGTTTCGGGATTTTCCTCTCATGATTAAAGCTTCTCTTCTCCTCCTCGAAGACGATCCGAATCTCTCTGAAGGTGTCAGCGAATACCTCGAAGAGCAAGGGTTCAGCGTCCAATGTGCTTATGATGCCTCTTCCGCCGAAGATCTCCTTTATGAGCAGAAATTTGATCTATTACTCCTCGATGTCAATGTCCCCGGAGGGGATGGGTTCTCTCTCCTTAAAGCAAGTCGTAAAGAGGGGAACTCCACTCCCGCTATTTTTATCACCTCTCGCAATGCGATGAGTGACGTCGAAGAGGGGTTCGAGAGCGGCGGGGATGATTATATCCGTAAACCTTTCGCCCTCAAAGAGCTGCTGCTGCGGATTCAAACGATCTTAAAGCGCAATTTCTACCATAATCCTACCGATGCCCTCTCATTATCGGATGGTATTACCTACGACATCGACAACCAACTATTGAGCATCAACGGAGAAATTCAAAATCTCCATCTCAAAGAACACAAACTGCTCAAACTCTTTATTCAGCACCGCAACGAGCTTCTCACCCATGAAATGATCATGGAACATCTGTGGGATTATGATGAGACTCCGAGTGACGGAAGCCTCCGTACCTACATCAAGACGCTGCGTAAACTTCTCGGAAAGGATTCCATTGTCAGCCACAAGCGCCTCGGGTATCAATTTCGCTAAATACCGTACCCTTAGGAGTTTTTTAGCCCTCTATGGAGTAATGAGTACCCTTATCTTGGCATTGATGGCAATACTGCATTATGAATCGATGAAAGCTCAGATGCTCTCGTCCCACCGTCTTGCGATGCAATTGGAGAGTGAGGGGTACGTTCCACGATTAAAAACATGGCTTGAAAGCGGCCATGATCTCAAAACGTTTCCGACCGACCTCGCCTATAAAACCGCCCTCTACGGATATGACAAAGACCTTCTTGTCGGAAATTTGCACCAAAAACATTATGATTTCAGTGAAAATATCGCCCTTCACAAAGGGTATATTCATCTCATCATCGCCCTATCCCCTTACGGTTTAGGAGAATACTATCTGGTGTTTGAAACCCGTGATGATGAACTGTGGCGACATCAGGCCCTCGTTAATTCACTGCTCTTCGGCTCGATCTTATTTTTGATCCTCGGAGTTATCGGGTTTAGTCTCTCACGGATGTTTTTACGCCCCATGAATGAAGCGATTGCTCTGCTCGATGATTTTATCAAAGACACCACCCATGAGCTCAATACCCCCGTCAGTGCAATCCTCACGAATATCGAAGCGCTTCAAGATTCCGAACTACCGCTATCGGCGGCAAAAAAGCTGAAACGGATTGAAATCGCCTCCCGAACGATCTCAACGTTGTATGATGATCTCACCTACCTCATCCTCAACCACGATTTGGCCGTTGAGAATACAACACTCGATCTTTCTCACCTCTTGCATGAACGAATCGAATATTTCCGTCATCGAATCGAACAAAAAAAGATTGCCCTCACCCTCCGAATCGATCCATCAATCACCCTTTTCATCGATACCACCAAAGCAACCCGCCTCATCGATAATCTCCTCTCCAATGCGATCAAATACAACAAAATGGAGGGACATATCGCCATTCATCTCATGCACGGCAGCTTGTGCATCGAAGATAACGGAATCGGAATCCCCTCAGAGATGATCGATCGTGTATTTGAACGCTATACACGGGCGGATAAAAGTGTCGGAGGATTTGGAATCGGGCTGAATATCGTGGCGATGATCGCGAATGAGTATAATTTGAACATTGCGATTGAATCGGAAGAGAAAATAGGGACGAAG
Encoded proteins:
- a CDS encoding HAMP domain-containing sensor histidine kinase; its protein translation is MSATSASGINFAKYRTLRSFLALYGVMSTLILALMAILHYESMKAQMLSSHRLAMQLESEGYVPRLKTWLESGHDLKTFPTDLAYKTALYGYDKDLLVGNLHQKHYDFSENIALHKGYIHLIIALSPYGLGEYYLVFETRDDELWRHQALVNSLLFGSILFLILGVIGFSLSRMFLRPMNEAIALLDDFIKDTTHELNTPVSAILTNIEALQDSELPLSAAKKLKRIEIASRTISTLYDDLTYLILNHDLAVENTTLDLSHLLHERIEYFRHRIEQKKIALTLRIDPSITLFIDTTKATRLIDNLLSNAIKYNKMEGHIAIHLMHGSLCIEDNGIGIPSEMIDRVFERYTRADKSVGGFGIGLNIVAMIANEYNLNIAIESEEKIGTKICVEWKDNH
- a CDS encoding Na+/H+ antiporter NhaC family protein; amino-acid sequence: MAVIVGEVIIADFHPLNAVFLTLERFGALLSEGWVLKTLAFAIMVGSVMALIERSGGVNGLVHELSVKRSWVKSKRGALMPSFIAGIVVFIESSITSLVAGAIGRPFCDRHGISRAKLAFVCDSTSAPVCSLIPLNGWGALLLGLIGGQITAGLIAGESATWLVQSIAFNFYAFMALIVTFIAIWYEIDIGPMRHAAIIPPEIECEDAKGDLGLFLWPMVWMIGGVIVLMLITGGGDIFKGSGSTSIFYTLLITLALMWGYYRFKNALTTTEFFASAMAGARTMTPIAMILLFAFAIGGVSSDMEVGQYLASFIGDYLPSAYLAGAIFVLAAIIAFATGTSWGTFSIMLPIAVPLAVGLDAPVALAMGAVISGGVFGDHCSPISDTTIISAMASGCSVQEHTRTQLPYALIAAVFSLILFIGFGIFLS
- a CDS encoding response regulator transcription factor, with product MIKASLLLLEDDPNLSEGVSEYLEEQGFSVQCAYDASSAEDLLYEQKFDLLLLDVNVPGGDGFSLLKASRKEGNSTPAIFITSRNAMSDVEEGFESGGDDYIRKPFALKELLLRIQTILKRNFYHNPTDALSLSDGITYDIDNQLLSINGEIQNLHLKEHKLLKLFIQHRNELLTHEMIMEHLWDYDETPSDGSLRTYIKTLRKLLGKDSIVSHKRLGYQFR